GAAAGAATAGATAAAGAGCTTTCAAGAAAGAATGATATAACTAAAGAAAAAGATAAAGAAATACTTTTAAAACTAAAAGCTCATCTTGAGAAAGAGCTGCCTCTCAGAACTATGCCTCTAAATAAAGAAGAGTTTAAACTAATATTGGCATATCAGTTTATTTCTATGAAACCTATAATAATAGTTTTGAATATTGGAGAAGAAGATATAATAAATACGAGTCTTCTTGACTCTGTAAAGCGGAAATACAAAGATCAACAAATGGAGATAATACAAGTTTCTGCCAAGATAGAATCTGAAATAGCCTCTCTTCCAGAAGCAGAGCAAAAAGACTTTCTTTCTGAGCTTGGGATAGAAGAACCGGCAGTCAATGCTCTAACAAGATCATTTTATAAAACGCTTGGATTAATATCGTTCTTTACTGTAGGCAAGGATGAAGTTCGGGAATGGATGGTTAGGGAAAATTCAACAGCTCCTGAAGCGGCAGGGGTAATTCACACAGACCTGCAGCGCGGTTTTATAAGAGCGCAGGTTATTAAATACGAGGATTTAGTATCCCTTGGCACAGAGGCAAAAGTAAAAGAAGCTGGAAAATGCTATGTTAAAGGGAAAGATTATATTGTAGAAGATGGAGACATAATAGATATAAGGTTTAATGTATGAAATCAGTTCTGATTACAGGATGTTCATCCGGACTTGGGTTGTATATGGCTGAATCCTTGCAACAGGATGGATGGAAGGTGTTTGCTACTGCAAGAAAGGAAGAGGATATTGAGAATTTGAGAAGTAAAGGGATTGATGCTTTTTTTCTTGATGTAACAAATTCAGAGTCCATTGAAAAACTTGTTAAATATGTTTCTGAGAAAACGGATGGAAAGCTATATGCGCTGATCAATAACGCAGGATGCGGATATTCAGGAGCTCTTGAGGACATAACAAGAGACGCCATGCGCAACCAGTTTGAAGTCAATGTGTTTGGAGTGCATGAACTTACTAATCAAATAATTCCCACCTTCCGTAAAAACAAAAGAGGTCGTATTATTAATATAAGTTCTGCTGCAGGAAGATTCAGCACTCCGTTTATGGGAGCTTATTCAGCATCAAAGTTTGCTCTTGAAGCACTCTCTGACGCATTACGGCTTGAGCTTAGAAATACGGGTATAAAGATTAGTATTATTGAACCCGGCCCTCTTAAAAGCGATTTCAGTAAAAACGCCTTAGCCATCTTTCAAAACCAGGTCAATCCTCCTAAGAACAGTCATTACAAAGACATATACGAAAAAATGGGTAAATACAGGCAGACAAAAGAAACAAAAAAGAATATTCCCGGACCTGATGTTTTTTATAAAAAAGTTAAGCATGCGCTGGAAAGTAAGAGACCCAAAATAAGATATCCTGTTACTATGACCGCTTATCTTGCTTCATATCTCAAGCGTATTTTCCCTGACAGACTGCTGGACATTTTATTAAAACTTTATCTGAACAGGAAATATGGTAAGTTGTGATTTATAAGTCTAATTCTCCTTCTGCCTTGAATGCCCGCAGTTTTTTCTTTTTTGACTGGATTTTTTTTACTCTGAGAATTTTCTCTTTTGCTCTCTTTGATCTCTTGCGTTTTTGCCGCTTTATTTTGGCAATGCGCTTTGCTTCTTCGCTTTTCTTGCCTAATTGAACCTGTTCTATTTTATCAGCGAGTATTCTGCGGGCTAAGAATCTGTTGAGGACTTGTAGGCGTTCCTTCTGGCACTTGACCTCAATACCTGATGGAATGTGTTTAAGATAAACGCACGTTGAAGTTTTATTTACTTTCTGCCCGCCTGCGCCGCTGGAACGAACAAAGCGTTCAATTATATCCGATTCATTGATACCTAGCTGTTGCATTTTTTCATGGAGTCTTTTTTCTTTTACCTGACTTATTCCATACTTAGATAAAGCCATACTATATCCATTCACTTATTATTGGTCATTTATCATATTTATATGATAACATATTGCGAAATGAATAAAAAATATAACATTATAGCTATCTTCGTTTGCGCCGCGTTATTTTTAAGCGGATGCGCCATTTTGAAACTTCCAGGACAGATAATAGTTGTTGCAGGAAAAATAGTTGTAGTAACGTTGCAAACAACGGGCAAACTGATTACAACCACCGGAAAGGTTATTGCAACAGTGGTTAAGATACCCGGTGGCAGAAAGGTCATAAAACTTACTAAAGTAGGCAATGCCCTATTTGCCGATGCTGTTCTAAACAAGAAAGTAAAAACACAACTGGTTATTGACACAGGGTGTACTCATACACAAATATCCGCAAGAATAGCCAAAAAGCTGAAGATAAAAAAGAATGAAGGCGAAAAAGTTCTGTGTGAATTAGCAAATGGGCAGAAGGTAAAAGGCAGAGCAGTTAATATTAAAGAAATCAAACTCGGAAAAGTAAAAGCTTATAATGTAAGAGTTGTTATTCTTGACAGAGAGATATCGGGTGAATCTGATGGACTGCTAGGTATGTCTTTTTTGAATAATTTTATTTTTAAAATAGATACTGAAAAAAGTGAATTAACTCTGGAAAAGAGAAAAAAGCCCAATAGATAAAAAGCTCTTTATAAGAGTTAGTTATGAAAAGATCAGAAAAATTTCTAGTGTAAACTTTTTCTCTTTTTTCTCGTCTAACATGATAAAGTGCATACAATGAGTTCTATAAGAAAGGGAAGCAATAAAATGTTCAGATGTATAAAGCTGGTTATTACCTTCTTGTTATTTTTTAGTTTTGCATTGTTTGAAGCTAAAGCTGAAGAAGCGCTTACATGGGAGGCTTGCGTTAAAGAGGCAAAACAAAATCATCCTGATTTACTATCGGCACAGGAAAATTTAAAACAATCCAAAGCAGACAAATCAATTGCCATGAGTACTATGCTGCCGCAGATAAGCGCTGATGCAAGCGACAAAAAATTAGAAACGGATGTTAAAAAAGAATACGAGGCTTCTTCATACAGCATAACAGGAAAACAATTATTATTTGACGGCTTTAAAATAGCTAATGATGTAAAGGCTGGTTCGGAAACTATAAAGGCTTCTCAATATAACTATGCAGTAACGTCTTCCAATATAAGATTAAGATTAAGAACTGCCTTTACTGAACTTCTAAGAACCCAGAAACTTGTTCTTATGACAGAAGAGATAGCTTTGCGCAGAAAACAGAATTCGGAACTTGTAAAATTGCGTTACGAAGCAGGCAGAGAACACAGAGGTTCATTGTTGACCTCTCAAGCTGATTTAGCTCAGGCTGAATTTGAAGTCGTTCAGGCGAAAAGGAGTGTTTCTCTGGCTCAAAGACAATTAACAAAGGAATTAGGACGCAGAAAATTGGTATCTATTGAGGCAAATGGAGATTTCGGAATTACAGAGATCAATAGACAAAAACCAAACTTTGAATATTTAGCTGATAACACGATTTTCTTAAAGGAACTTATTGCTAAGAAAGAAGCGGCTAGATTTGGTTTAAAATCTGCTAAGGCTGACTTTTTCCCTAAAGTTTACGCCAGTGCCACTACAGGAACAACTAACTCGGATTGGCTGCCGGACGAGGATACGTATGCATGGTCGGTTGGTGTAAGCGTATCTTTGCCAATATTCGAAGGCGGAAGCAGAATAGCTAAAATTTCTAAAGCCAAAGCAGGACTGAATAAGGCACAAGCGGATGAACGAAGCGGACGAGATAGTATTATTTTTACATTAGAAGAAACATGGACAGAGTTTCAGAATGCAACGGACAGGGTCTCTGTGCAAAGCAAATATCTTGAAGCCGCTAAAGAACGGGCACAGATAGCTAATGCTCAGTATTCGACAGGACTTGTATCTTTTAATGATTGGATAATTATTGAAGATAATATCGTAAGTGCAAAGAAATCTTTTTTGAATGCTCAAGCAAATGTTCTGGTAAATGAAGCTAACTGGATACAGGCAAAAGGAGGAACTCTGGATTATGAAAAATAAGAAGTGGAAAGTTTATTCTATTTTATTAATCGTATTACTTATCATCGGCATAGTGGCAATAAGGACAAATAGAGGCAAGGTTTCTCAAGAAATTGTCAAGGTAATAACGCCAGTCTATGGCAATATTCAAAATTTTATATCGACGACCGGCACAGTACAGCCTCAAAACCGCCTTGAGCTAAAGCCGACAATCAGCGGACGAATTGAGAGTATTTTGGTTAAAGAGGGGGAAAAAGTAAAAATCGGTCAAACCCTTGCATGGATGAGCTCAACGGAAAGGGCAGCTCTTTTAGATGCCGCCAGAGCGCAGGACGAAAAAAGCATGAAATACTGGCAGGATGCGTATAAGCCTACTCCTCTGGTAGCCCCTATTGACGGAGAGGTAATTGTTAGAGCAGTTGAACCGGGTCAGACTGTTACTTCTTCTGACGCTGTGATTGTCCTATCTGATCGCCTAATTGTTAATGCTCAGGTTGATGAAACCGATATCGGGAAGGTAAAGCCTGGTCAAACAGCAATCATCAGTTTAGACGCATATCCTCAGGTAAAAGTAGACGCAAAAGTCGATCATATATCCTACGAATCTAAGGTTGTTAATAATGTCACTATTTATGAAGTTGAAATTGTTCCCCAGCGAGTACCCGATGTTTTTCGCTCAGGTATGAGCGCAAACGTAAACATAGTAGAGACAAACAAAGATAATATCTTGATCATAC
The window above is part of the bacterium genome. Proteins encoded here:
- a CDS encoding retroviral-like aspartic protease family protein — its product is MNKKYNIIAIFVCAALFLSGCAILKLPGQIIVVAGKIVVVTLQTTGKLITTTGKVIATVVKIPGGRKVIKLTKVGNALFADAVLNKKVKTQLVIDTGCTHTQISARIAKKLKIKKNEGEKVLCELANGQKVKGRAVNIKEIKLGKVKAYNVRVVILDREISGESDGLLGMSFLNNFIFKIDTEKSELTLEKRKKPNR
- a CDS encoding efflux RND transporter periplasmic adaptor subunit; this encodes MKNKKWKVYSILLIVLLIIGIVAIRTNRGKVSQEIVKVITPVYGNIQNFISTTGTVQPQNRLELKPTISGRIESILVKEGEKVKIGQTLAWMSSTERAALLDAARAQDEKSMKYWQDAYKPTPLVAPIDGEVIVRAVEPGQTVTSSDAVIVLSDRLIVNAQVDETDIGKVKPGQTAIISLDAYPQVKVDAKVDHISYESKVVNNVTIYEVEIVPQRVPDVFRSGMSANVNIVETNKDNILIIPLEALNLDEKGNFVLLKSQDKEPIKRHVELGILGEDNVEIISGLNAKDTVIIKTQKYMPSKGTDGGSNPFMPSRKKKK
- a CDS encoding TolC family protein; its protein translation is MFRCIKLVITFLLFFSFALFEAKAEEALTWEACVKEAKQNHPDLLSAQENLKQSKADKSIAMSTMLPQISADASDKKLETDVKKEYEASSYSITGKQLLFDGFKIANDVKAGSETIKASQYNYAVTSSNIRLRLRTAFTELLRTQKLVLMTEEIALRRKQNSELVKLRYEAGREHRGSLLTSQADLAQAEFEVVQAKRSVSLAQRQLTKELGRRKLVSIEANGDFGITEINRQKPNFEYLADNTIFLKELIAKKEAARFGLKSAKADFFPKVYASATTGTTNSDWLPDEDTYAWSVGVSVSLPIFEGGSRIAKISKAKAGLNKAQADERSGRDSIIFTLEETWTEFQNATDRVSVQSKYLEAAKERAQIANAQYSTGLVSFNDWIIIEDNIVSAKKSFLNAQANVLVNEANWIQAKGGTLDYEK
- the ychF gene encoding redox-regulated ATPase YchF, with protein sequence MKIGIIGLPQVGKKILFEVLTQQKSNTPDNSRDIIPGVVRVKDPRFDKLVSMYSPKNEVPAAIDISLLPKIEKETVSRGEVFTKIADVDALCHIVRSFENESVYHVEGSINPIRDIDTINSELILNDMIFTEKRLERIDKELSRKNDITKEKDKEILLKLKAHLEKELPLRTMPLNKEEFKLILAYQFISMKPIIIVLNIGEEDIINTSLLDSVKRKYKDQQMEIIQVSAKIESEIASLPEAEQKDFLSELGIEEPAVNALTRSFYKTLGLISFFTVGKDEVREWMVRENSTAPEAAGVIHTDLQRGFIRAQVIKYEDLVSLGTEAKVKEAGKCYVKGKDYIVEDGDIIDIRFNV
- a CDS encoding peptide chain release factor-like protein, with translation MALSKYGISQVKEKRLHEKMQQLGINESDIIERFVRSSGAGGQKVNKTSTCVYLKHIPSGIEVKCQKERLQVLNRFLARRILADKIEQVQLGKKSEEAKRIAKIKRQKRKRSKRAKEKILRVKKIQSKKKKLRAFKAEGELDL
- a CDS encoding SDR family NAD(P)-dependent oxidoreductase, translating into MKSVLITGCSSGLGLYMAESLQQDGWKVFATARKEEDIENLRSKGIDAFFLDVTNSESIEKLVKYVSEKTDGKLYALINNAGCGYSGALEDITRDAMRNQFEVNVFGVHELTNQIIPTFRKNKRGRIINISSAAGRFSTPFMGAYSASKFALEALSDALRLELRNTGIKISIIEPGPLKSDFSKNALAIFQNQVNPPKNSHYKDIYEKMGKYRQTKETKKNIPGPDVFYKKVKHALESKRPKIRYPVTMTAYLASYLKRIFPDRLLDILLKLYLNRKYGKL